One window from the genome of Dioscorea cayenensis subsp. rotundata cultivar TDr96_F1 chromosome 3, TDr96_F1_v2_PseudoChromosome.rev07_lg8_w22 25.fasta, whole genome shotgun sequence encodes:
- the LOC120254127 gene encoding LOW QUALITY PROTEIN: pleiotropic drug resistance protein 3-like (The sequence of the model RefSeq protein was modified relative to this genomic sequence to represent the inferred CDS: deleted 2 bases in 2 codons): protein MMHEKDDGDDDSHWSAVQRLPSMKRLRTSLFDCNETEDGEQQKGKRVVDVTKLSAVERRLFIERLIKHIENDNLQLLQKQKERTDRVNVKLPTIEVRYNNLCVEAECEVVKGKPLPTLWNATKSFLLGIAKIPGLVSETKISIIKDVSGIIKPSRMTLLLGPPGCGKTTFLLALAGKLDKSFKVSIDSFIFTYSLSSCLAIQGLFHFPQVAGEISYNGFKLEEFAPGKSSAYISQNDMHIPEMTVREILDFSARFQGVGSRAEIMKEVSRREKLAGIVPEPDIDIYMKATSVEGLARSLQTDYVLKIMGLEICAEITVGDEMRRGISGGQKKRLTTGEMIVGPTKVLFMDDISTGLDSSTTYQIVKWLQQMAHIMEDTMVISLLQPAPETYELFDDIILMAKGQIAYHGPRCEILSFFKECGFKCPERKGEADFLQEILSEKDQKQYWHCPQEHYSYVPVSEFANKFKAHHIGQRISERLSEPIHKTQSHIDALSFSIYSLPKKELFKACMARELLLMKRNSIIYIFKLTQLTITGIITMSFFMRTRPSFDVQQANFYMASLFYAITFLMINGLPEMAFTIARLSGFYKQRDLHFYPAWAYAIPASILKIPISLIESLVWTSLTYYVTGYSPEAKRFFGHFLTLFLVHQMAVSLSRFIGAYFQTLVSSVLVASLALMVFTLCGGFLLPKSSMPVWFKWVFWVSPITYSEIALSVNEFLAPRWQRSSSGNTTIGIQVLSSHALNYGYSFYWISVGALIGYIILFNVAFTLALTFTRSIGKSRAVISHDKLSQMKQGDKPDGATVQREDYQRGKMVLPVQPLTVTFQDLQYYVDTPPELREQGYTSKKLQLLNNFTGAFRPGILSALMGVSGAGKTTLLDVLSGRKTSGTIAGDIRIGGFPKTQETFARISGYCEQTDIHSPQITVKESVIYSAWLRLPQKIDSEARTAFVNEVLQTIELDGIKDELVGVPGEYGLSTEQRKRLTIAVELVSNPSIIFMDEPTSGLDARSAAVVMRAVKNIAETGRTVVCTIHQPSIHIFEAFDELILMKAGGELIYSGPIGENSSEVIKYFEGIPGVPKITDNYNPATWMLEVTSTSNETQLGVDFAKIYRESTLYNENEELVKELSKPPPGSTDLHFTTRFPRNNWEQFKACLWKQHLSYWRSPSYNLVRILFVFISALILAVLFWKHGKALNTEQDLFNMLGSLYMSVILTGVNSCTSVIPYIITERTVFYREKFAGMYSTVAYSLAQVLIEFPYVIMLALMFTIITYPTIGFFWSPYKFIWFFYTISCAILSYVYLGMLLVSLTPNFQIASIFSSFLFQTLNLFSGFLIPGPGIPKWWMWAYYMMPTSWILKGVFTSQYGDIKQEVKVFGETKTVAAFLEDFYGFHQNRLTMVAFVLISFPVLFASLFMYFIGKLDFQKR, encoded by the exons ATGATGCATGAGaaagatgatggtgatgatgattcACATTGGTCTGCTGTCCAAAGACTGCCATCAATGAAGAGGCTAAGGACATCACTGTTTGATTGCAATGAGACAGAAGATGGTGAACAGCAGAAGGGAAAGAGGGTTGTTGATGTAACCAAGCTCAGTGCAGTTGAAAGGAGGTTGTTCATAGAAAGACTTATCAAGCACATTGAGAATGATAATCTTCAGTTGTTGCAGAAACAGAAAGAGAGAACAGATAG AGTAAATGTGAAACTTCCTACAATTGAGGTGAGGTATAATAATCTATGTGTGGAAGCTGAATGTGAAGTGGTTAAAGGGAAGCCCCTACCAACACTATGGAATGCAACCAAAAGCTTCCTCCTT GGAATTGCAAAGATACCAGGATTGGTATCAGAGACCAAGATTAGCATCATCAAAGATGTCAGTGGTATCATCAAGCCTTCCAG GATGACCCTTTTACTTGGACCGCCAGGATGTGGGAAAACTACCTTCTTGCTAGCACTCGCAGGGAAACTAGACAAATCTTTTAAGGTTAGC ATTGACTCTTTTATATTTACATACTCTTTATCTTCCTGTCTGGCTATTCAAGGTCTGTTTCATTTTCCACAGGTTGCAGGGGAGATTTCTTACAATGGCTTCAAATTGGAGGAATTTGCTCCTGGGAAATCATCTGCTTACATAAGTCAGAATGATATGCACATCCCTGAGATGACAGTGAGGGAGATACTGGATTTTTCTGCACGTTTTCAGGGTGTCGGTAGCAGAGctg AAATCATGAAGGAAGTGAGTAGAAGAGAGAAGCTTGCAGGAATTGTCCCTGAAccagatatagatatatacatgaaG GCAACATCTGTAGAAGGATTAGCGAGAAGTCTTCAAACTGACTATGTGTTGAAG ATCATGGGACTGGAAATATGTGCAGAGATAACAGTAGGTGATGAAATGAGAAGAGGCATCTCTGGAGGTCAGAAGAAAAGATTAACTACAG GTGAAATGATAGTAGGACCAACAAAAGTTCTTTTCATGGATGATATATCAACTGGATTGGATAGCTCCACTACATACCAGATTGTTAAATGGCTACAACAAATGGCTCATATTATGGAAGATACTATGGTGATCTCTCTTCTCCAGCCTGCACCTGAAACCTATGAACTGTTTGATGACATTATATTAATGGCAAAGGGTCAGATTGCTTACCATGGCCCTCGCTGTGAAATTCTATCTTTTTTCAAAGAATGTGGGTTTAAATGTCcagaaagaaaaggagaagcaGACTTTCTCCAAGAG ATTCTCTCTGAAAAGGATCAGAAGCAGTACTGGCACTGTCCACAAGAACACTACTCATATGTTCCTGTCAGTGAATTCGCCAATAAATTCAAAGCACATCATATTGGGCAAAGGATAAGTGAGCGATTATCAGAACCAATTCATAAGACTCAATCTCATATAGATGCTCTATCATTCAGTATATATTCTTTGCCTAAGAAGGAGCTCTTTAAGGCATGCATGGCAAGAGAATTACTTCTCATGAAGCGGAATTCTATTATCTACATATTTAAACTTACCCAG CTTACAATCACTGGAATCATCACCATGAGTTTTTTCATGCGCACGAGACCAAGTTTTGATGTCCAACAAGCAAATTTCTATATGGCCTCGCTATTTTATGCAATCACATTTCTGATGATCAATGGCTTGCCAGAGATGGCCTTCACAATTGCAAGACTTTCAGGCTTCTATAAGCAAAGAGATCTTCATTTCTATCCTGCATGGGCTTATGCTATTCCAGCTTCTATCTTAAAGATCCCAATATCGTTGATAGAGTCCTTAGTCTGGACGTCACTCACCTACTATGTGACTGGCTACAGCCCTGAAGCGAAGAG GTTCTTTGGCCACTTCTTAACTCTTTTCCTAGTCCATCAAATGGCTGTGTCTCTATCTCGTTTCATCGGAGCATATTTCCAAACATTAGTGAGCAGTGTACTTGTAGCAAGCTTAGCATTGATGGTATTCACATTATGCGGTGGCTTCCTTCTCCCAAAAT CTTCCATGCCAGTTTGGTTTAAATGGGTGTTCTGGGTTTCTCCAATTACGTACTCAGAGATAGCACTTTCTGTGAATGAGTTCCTTGCCCCAAGATGGCAAAGG AGTTCATCTGGGAATACGACAATTGGGATCCAAGTACTGTCAAGCCATGCACTGAACTACGGCTACTCCTTTTATTGGATTTCTGTGGGAGCATTGATTGGCTATATTATCTTGTTCAATGTGGCATTCACATTGGCTTTAACCTTCACAAGAT CTATTGGTAAATCTCGTGCTGTCATCTCTCATGACAAGCTTTCTCAGATGAAACAAGGTGATAAACCTGATGGAGCTACAGTTCAAAGAGAAGACTATCAAAGAG GAAAGATGGTTCTACCGGTTCAACCACTCACAGTAACTTTCCAGGATCTGCAGTATTATGTCGATACTCCACCG GAACTGAGAGAACAAGGATATACCAGCAAAAAACTGCAACTGCTCAACAATTTCACCGGGGCATTTCGGCCCGGTATTCTATCTGCATTGATGGGTGTCAGTGGAGCAGGGAAAACAACTCTCTTGGATGTTCTATCTGGAAGGAAAACCAGCGGTACTATAGCAGGAGATATAAGAATTGGAGGTTTTCCAAAGACACAAGAGACCTTCGCTAGAATTTCTGGTTATTGTGAGCAGACTGACATACATTCTCCGCAAATTACTGTCAAAGAATCAGTTATATACTCAGCTTGGCTGCGTTTACCACAGAAAATTGATTCAGAGGCAAGAACT GCATTTGTCAATGAAGTACTCCAAACTATTGAACTTGATGGAATTAAAGATGAACTAGTGGGAGTCCCCGGAGAATATGGCTTATCAACTGAACAGCGAAAACGATTAACAATTGCTGTGGAACTTGTTTCTAATCCTTCCATTATATTTATGGATGAACCAACTTCAGGTCTTGATGCTAGATCAGCTGCTGTTGTCATGCGTGCAGTGAAGAATATTGCTGAAACTGGAAGAACAGTTGTATGCACTATCCACCAACCCAGCATTCATATATTTGAGGCATTTGATGAG CTAATTTTAATGAAAGCAGGAGGAGAACTAATATATTCTGGGCCAATAGGTGAAAATTCAAGTGAAGTTATCAAATACTTTGAG GGAATTCCCGGAGTTCCAAAAATCACTGACAACTACAACCCTGCAACATGGATGCTGGAAGTTACTTCCACATCCAATGAAACACAACTTGGTGTTGATTTTGCCAAAATCTACAGAGAATCAACTCTGTACAA TGAAAATGAAGAGCTAGTTAAAGAACTTAGCAAGCCACCACCAGGTTCAACAGATTTGCATTTCACTACTCGTTTCCCCAGAAATAATTGGGAGCAATTCAAAGCTTGTTTATGGAAACAACATTTATCCTACTGGAGAAGTCCATCTTATAACTTAGTCCGCATA CTTTTCGTGTTTATCTCAGCGTTGATACTTGCTGTTTTATTCTGGAAGCATGGCAAAGCATT AAACACCGAGCAAGATCTGTTCAACATGCTTGGTTCACTTTACATGTCAGTGATTCTGACTGGTGTGAATAGTTGCACATCAGTGATACCGTATATCATCACTGAACGCACCGTTTTCTACCGGGAAAAATTCGCAGGCATGTACTCAACCGTGGCATATTCTTTAGCACAG GTCCTCATTGAGTTTCCATATGTTATCATGCTAGCATTGATGTTCACAATCATCACATATCCAACAATTGGCTTCTTCTGGTCACCTTACAAATTCATATGGTTCTTCTACACCATTTCCTGTGCAATTCTCAGCTATGTTTACCTTGGAATGCttcttgtttcattgactcCAAATTTTCAAATAGCTTCCATATTCTCATCCTTTCTCTTCCAAACTCTCAATCTCTTCTCTGGCTTCCTTATACCTGGCCCT GGGATTCCAAAGTGGTGGATGTGGGCTTACTACATGATGCCAACGTCATGGATATTGAAAGGGGTTTTCACTTCACAGTATGGAGATATAAAGCAGGAGGTCAAGGTGTTTGGAGAAACCAAAACAGTTGCTGCATTCTTGGAAGACTTCTATGGATTTCATCAAAATCGTTTGACAATGGTTGCATTTGTTCTCATTAGCTTTCCTGTCCTCTTTGCTTctctttttatgtattttattggAAAATTAGATTTCCAAAAGAGGTGA